One Ostrea edulis chromosome 2, xbOstEdul1.1, whole genome shotgun sequence genomic region harbors:
- the LOC130052319 gene encoding multivesicular body subunit 12B-like isoform X1 produces MTDIDRPITQVAIVSDASRCPPGFTLIDRTYDRRDDADLWRDGLFGRRVYRFLCVEKMPPAPGRDVLVDVTVIGERDAIPPGFTCVDFTSDTREKAVKKKMLCVRYMSSDLTNDAICELILLTKGVRRPPNGYTLVGELNYMGLCYKMSSFRKPGVQMDSHQGHSNDSTFHTQGYSTQSTPMNMSSLASNLPYNPSPYRKNGPLERGTSFTEAANTLQGIHTVSAVQGLPFELNRKLFSDDLNVTIPQIPYKSIMDIENQYSYDFSVERSAAARVP; encoded by the exons ATGACAGATATAGACAGACCAATCACTCAGGTTGCCATTGTATCAGATGCTTCCAGATGTCCTCCTGGATTTACACTG ATTGATCGTACTTATGATCGCCGTGATGATGCTGATTTATGGCGAGATGGTTTATTTGGAAGAAGAGTGTATCGTTTTCTCTGTGTGGAAAAAATGCCCCCCGCACca GGGAGAGATGTGTTGGTGGATGTGACCGTGATTGGAGAAAGAGACGCTATTCCACCTGGATTTACCTGTGTAGATTTCACAAGTGATACAC GTGAAAAGGCTGTCAAAAAGAAGATGCTGTGTGTCCGTTACATGTCAAGTGACTTAACCAATGATGCTATATGTGAACTTATTTTGTTAACCAAGGGTGTCAGGCGACCCCCGAATGGATATACACTAGTAGG GGAGCTGAATTACATGGGACTGTGCTACAAGATGTCCAGTTTTCGTAAGCCTGGAGTTCAGATGGATTCCCATCAAGGTCACTCAAACGATTCCACGTTCCACACACAGGGCTACTCCACGCAATCCACACCAATGAACAT GTCCTCTTTAGCATCTAATTTACCCTACAACCCAAGTCCCTACAGGAAGAATGGTCCTTTGGAGAGGGGAACTAGCTTCACAGAGGCTGCAAATACTCTACAAG GGATCCATACAGTGTCAG CTGTGCAGGGTTTGCCATTTGAACTGAATCGCAAGTTGTTCAGCGATGACTTAAAT gttACTATTCCCCAGATTCCGTACAAATCTATAATGGATATAGAAAATCAG TATAGTTATGACTTCTCGGTGGAAAGATCTGCTGCTGCCAGGGTGCCCTAG
- the LOC130052319 gene encoding multivesicular body subunit 12B-like isoform X2, protein MTDIDRPITQVAIVSDASRCPPGFTLIDRTYDRRDDADLWRDGLFGRRVYRFLCVEKMPPAPGRDVLVDVTVIGERDAIPPGFTCVDFTSDTREKAVKKKMLCVRYMSSDLTNDAICELILLTKGVRRPPNGYTLVGELNYMGLCYKMSSFRKPGVQMDSHQGHSNDSTFHTQGYSTQSTPMNMSSLASNLPYNPSPYRKNGPLERGTSFTEAANTLQAVQGLPFELNRKLFSDDLNVTIPQIPYKSIMDIENQYSYDFSVERSAAARVP, encoded by the exons ATGACAGATATAGACAGACCAATCACTCAGGTTGCCATTGTATCAGATGCTTCCAGATGTCCTCCTGGATTTACACTG ATTGATCGTACTTATGATCGCCGTGATGATGCTGATTTATGGCGAGATGGTTTATTTGGAAGAAGAGTGTATCGTTTTCTCTGTGTGGAAAAAATGCCCCCCGCACca GGGAGAGATGTGTTGGTGGATGTGACCGTGATTGGAGAAAGAGACGCTATTCCACCTGGATTTACCTGTGTAGATTTCACAAGTGATACAC GTGAAAAGGCTGTCAAAAAGAAGATGCTGTGTGTCCGTTACATGTCAAGTGACTTAACCAATGATGCTATATGTGAACTTATTTTGTTAACCAAGGGTGTCAGGCGACCCCCGAATGGATATACACTAGTAGG GGAGCTGAATTACATGGGACTGTGCTACAAGATGTCCAGTTTTCGTAAGCCTGGAGTTCAGATGGATTCCCATCAAGGTCACTCAAACGATTCCACGTTCCACACACAGGGCTACTCCACGCAATCCACACCAATGAACAT GTCCTCTTTAGCATCTAATTTACCCTACAACCCAAGTCCCTACAGGAAGAATGGTCCTTTGGAGAGGGGAACTAGCTTCACAGAGGCTGCAAATACTCTACAAG CTGTGCAGGGTTTGCCATTTGAACTGAATCGCAAGTTGTTCAGCGATGACTTAAAT gttACTATTCCCCAGATTCCGTACAAATCTATAATGGATATAGAAAATCAG TATAGTTATGACTTCTCGGTGGAAAGATCTGCTGCTGCCAGGGTGCCCTAG